A window of the Streptomyces albireticuli genome harbors these coding sequences:
- a CDS encoding NHL domain-containing thioredoxin family protein produces the protein MASRARVRAPELIGKGGWLNTGDTEITLADLRGRIVILDFWTFCCVNCLHVLDELRELEEKHRDTVVIIGVHSPKFVHEAEHQAVVDAVERYGVHHPVLDDPELATWKQYAVRAWPTLVVIDPEGYIVAQHAGEGHAHALAALVAELEATHEAKGTLRRGDGPYVAPEPEATDLRFPGKALPLPGGGFLVSDSTRHQLVELAADGETVVRRIGSGERGFGPDAFSEPQGLAALPDGTVAVADTVNHALRAYDPATGAVTTLAGTGRQWMQGRPTSGPALDVDLSSPWDVAWFAGRLWIAMAGVHQLWTYDPETGTVEVAAGTTNEGLVDGPAGEAWFAQPSGLAATEDRLWIADSETSALRYVERDGEGFAVRTAVGTGLFDFGHRDGAADQALLQHPLGVTALPDGSVAVSDTYNHALRRYDPATGEVTTLATDLREPSDAVLDGDDIVVVESARHRLTRLRLPEEAVRVESVAHRTQRAATDIAPGRLRLDVIFQAPAGQKLDTRYGPSTRLLVSSTPPELLAEGSGAGTDLGRDLVLADGVTSGVLHVSAMAASCDDDPENEYPACHMHQQDWGVPVRVVAGGAERLPLVLAGLDA, from the coding sequence ATGGCATCCCGAGCACGCGTGCGCGCCCCCGAACTGATCGGCAAGGGCGGCTGGCTGAACACCGGCGACACCGAGATCACCCTCGCTGACCTGCGAGGGCGGATCGTCATCCTCGACTTCTGGACCTTCTGCTGTGTGAACTGTCTGCACGTCCTGGACGAGCTGCGGGAGCTGGAGGAGAAGCACCGCGACACCGTCGTGATCATCGGTGTGCACTCCCCGAAGTTCGTCCACGAGGCCGAGCACCAGGCCGTCGTCGACGCCGTCGAGCGCTACGGCGTCCACCACCCCGTCCTCGACGACCCCGAGCTCGCCACCTGGAAGCAGTACGCCGTACGCGCCTGGCCCACGCTCGTCGTCATCGACCCCGAGGGTTACATCGTCGCCCAGCACGCCGGCGAGGGCCACGCCCACGCCCTGGCCGCGCTCGTCGCGGAGCTGGAGGCCACCCACGAGGCCAAGGGCACCCTCCGGCGCGGCGACGGCCCCTACGTGGCGCCCGAGCCCGAGGCCACCGACCTGCGCTTCCCCGGCAAGGCGCTGCCCCTGCCCGGCGGCGGCTTCCTCGTCTCCGACTCCACCCGCCACCAGCTGGTGGAGCTCGCCGCCGACGGCGAGACCGTCGTCCGCCGGATCGGCAGCGGCGAGCGCGGCTTCGGCCCCGACGCCTTCAGCGAGCCGCAGGGCCTCGCGGCGCTCCCCGACGGCACGGTGGCCGTCGCCGACACCGTCAACCACGCCCTGCGCGCCTACGACCCGGCCACCGGCGCCGTCACCACCCTCGCCGGCACCGGACGCCAGTGGATGCAGGGCCGTCCCACCAGCGGCCCCGCCCTCGACGTCGACCTCTCCTCCCCCTGGGACGTGGCCTGGTTCGCCGGCCGCCTCTGGATCGCCATGGCCGGCGTCCACCAGCTGTGGACGTACGACCCGGAGACCGGCACCGTCGAGGTCGCCGCCGGCACCACCAACGAGGGCCTGGTCGACGGCCCGGCCGGCGAGGCCTGGTTCGCCCAGCCGTCCGGGCTGGCGGCCACCGAGGACCGGCTGTGGATCGCCGACTCCGAGACCAGCGCCCTGCGCTACGTCGAGCGGGACGGCGAGGGCTTCGCCGTGCGCACCGCCGTCGGCACCGGCCTCTTCGACTTCGGGCACCGCGACGGCGCCGCCGATCAGGCGCTCCTCCAGCACCCGCTCGGCGTCACGGCCCTGCCCGACGGCTCGGTGGCGGTCTCCGACACCTACAACCACGCCCTGCGCCGCTACGACCCGGCCACCGGCGAGGTGACCACCCTCGCGACGGACCTGCGCGAGCCCTCGGACGCCGTGCTGGACGGCGACGACATCGTCGTCGTCGAGTCCGCCCGGCACCGGCTCACCCGGCTGCGCCTGCCGGAGGAGGCCGTACGCGTCGAGTCCGTCGCCCACCGCACGCAGCGCGCCGCGACCGACATCGCGCCGGGCCGGCTCCGCCTCGACGTCATCTTCCAGGCTCCGGCGGGCCAGAAGCTCGACACCCGCTACGGGCCGTCGACGCGCCTCCTGGTCAGCTCGACCCCGCCGGAGCTCCTCGCGGAGGGCTCGGGGGCCGGCACGGACCTCGGACGCGACCTGGTCCTCGCGGACGGGGTGACGTCCGGCGTGCTGCACGTCTCGGCGATGGCGGCGTCGTGCGACGACGACCCGGAGAACGAGTACCCCGCGTGCCACATGCATCAGCAGGACTGGGGGGTGCCGGTCCGGGTGGTCGCCGGCGGGGCGGAGCGGCTGCCGCTGGTCCTGGCGGGGCTGGACGCGTAA
- a CDS encoding DUF6458 family protein, producing the protein MGMGWCIGLIGIGAILTFAVDWRVDGMNVHLVGLILMIVGVIGTSAYVSVFKRRRTQPPPPAATVVEEDHRFTR; encoded by the coding sequence ATGGGCATGGGCTGGTGCATCGGTCTGATCGGGATCGGCGCGATCCTCACCTTCGCCGTGGACTGGCGCGTGGACGGGATGAACGTCCACCTGGTGGGCCTGATCCTGATGATCGTCGGGGTCATCGGCACCTCGGCGTACGTGAGCGTCTTCAAACGCCGCCGCACCCAGCCGCCGCCCCCGGCGGCGACGGTGGTCGAGGAGGACCACCGGTTCACGCGATGA
- a CDS encoding DUF4232 domain-containing protein: MTRTRSLRLVAAAFTAAAALTLTACGGGDGSGARTSGKADTSELEETDQGGTQDGRDGADGQYGQNEAAKVGKDGKAACTSDTVKVAAKAVPSPVNHLLLVATNTSKAPCVAHGFPFLRFDADQATAGVVEESRPQSVVTLAPGKSAYAGVLAAAADGSGGNSRKARKLAVSFQGADGGGSVGGQIPVPLPGGTLAVDDSARVTYWQDASAPALKW; encoded by the coding sequence ATGACTCGTACCCGCAGCCTCCGGCTCGTCGCCGCGGCGTTCACCGCCGCGGCGGCCCTGACCCTGACCGCCTGCGGCGGCGGCGACGGTTCGGGCGCCAGGACCAGCGGGAAGGCAGACACCTCCGAGCTGGAGGAGACGGACCAGGGCGGCACCCAGGACGGGCGGGACGGCGCGGACGGGCAGTACGGGCAGAACGAGGCGGCCAAGGTCGGCAAGGACGGCAAGGCCGCCTGTACCTCCGACACCGTCAAGGTGGCGGCCAAGGCCGTCCCGTCGCCCGTGAACCACCTGCTCCTGGTGGCCACCAACACCTCCAAGGCCCCCTGCGTCGCACACGGCTTCCCCTTCCTCCGCTTCGACGCCGACCAGGCCACGGCGGGCGTCGTCGAGGAGAGCAGGCCGCAGTCCGTCGTCACCCTGGCGCCCGGCAAGTCGGCCTACGCCGGGGTGCTGGCCGCCGCGGCCGACGGGTCGGGTGGCAACAGCCGCAAGGCGCGCAAGCTCGCCGTCTCCTTCCAGGGCGCCGACGGCGGCGGCAGCGTCGGCGGGCAGATCCCGGTCCCCCTGCCCGGGGGCACGCTCGCCGTCGACGACTCCGCGCGCGTCACCTACTGGCAGGACGCCTCGGCGCCCGCGCTCAAGTGGTGA
- a CDS encoding M18 family aminopeptidase: MSPAHRFDRGHTDDLMTFLAASPSPYHAVASTAARLEKAGFRRIAETDAWDASAGGKYLTRGGAIIAWYVPEGATAATPFRIIGAHTDSPNLRVKPLPDTGAHGWRQVAVELYGGTLLNTWLDRDLGLSGRITLRDGSDHLVNADRPLLRVPQLAIHLDRGVNEGLKLDKQRHMTPIWGLGKPREGDLIRFVAEEAGVAADDITGWDLMVHSVEAPAYLGRDQELLAAPRLDNLLSVHAGTAALTAAVGGELSYIPVLAAFDHEENGSQSDTGAEGPLLGNVLERSVFARGGTYEDKARALAGTVCLSSDMGHAVHPNYSEHHEPGHHPLPNGGPILKVNVNQRYATDGAGRAVFAAACERAGVPWQHFVSHNAMPCGTTIGPITAARHGIATIDIGLACLSMHSARELCGADDPFLLAAALTAFLEG, encoded by the coding sequence ATGAGCCCTGCGCACCGCTTCGACCGCGGCCACACCGACGACCTGATGACCTTCCTCGCCGCCAGCCCCTCGCCGTACCACGCGGTGGCCAGCACCGCCGCCCGGCTGGAGAAGGCGGGCTTCCGCCGGATCGCCGAGACCGACGCCTGGGACGCGTCGGCCGGTGGCAAGTACCTCACCCGCGGCGGCGCGATCATCGCCTGGTACGTCCCCGAGGGCGCCACCGCCGCCACGCCCTTCCGCATCATCGGTGCCCACACCGACTCGCCGAACCTGCGCGTCAAGCCGCTGCCCGACACCGGCGCGCACGGCTGGCGCCAGGTCGCCGTGGAGCTCTACGGCGGCACGCTGCTCAACACCTGGCTCGACCGCGACCTGGGCCTCTCCGGCCGTATCACCCTGCGCGACGGCAGCGACCACCTGGTGAACGCCGACCGCCCGCTGCTGCGCGTGCCGCAGCTCGCCATCCACCTCGACCGCGGCGTCAACGAGGGCCTGAAGCTCGACAAGCAGCGCCACATGACCCCGATTTGGGGCCTCGGGAAGCCGCGCGAGGGCGACCTGATCCGCTTCGTGGCGGAGGAGGCGGGTGTGGCCGCCGACGACATCACCGGCTGGGACCTCATGGTGCACAGCGTCGAGGCACCCGCCTACCTCGGCCGCGACCAGGAGCTCCTCGCCGCGCCGCGCCTGGACAACCTGCTGTCCGTGCACGCAGGTACGGCCGCGCTCACGGCCGCCGTCGGCGGCGAGCTGTCGTACATCCCGGTGCTCGCCGCGTTCGACCACGAGGAGAACGGCAGCCAGTCGGACACCGGCGCGGAGGGCCCGCTCCTGGGCAACGTGCTGGAACGGTCCGTCTTCGCCCGCGGCGGTACGTACGAGGACAAGGCCCGCGCCCTCGCCGGCACCGTCTGCCTCTCCTCGGACATGGGCCACGCGGTGCACCCCAACTACTCCGAGCACCACGAGCCGGGGCACCACCCGCTGCCCAACGGCGGTCCCATCCTGAAGGTCAACGTCAATCAGCGGTACGCGACGGACGGCGCCGGACGCGCGGTGTTCGCCGCCGCGTGCGAGCGGGCGGGCGTGCCGTGGCAGCACTTCGTCTCGCACAACGCGATGCCCTGCGGCACCACCATCGGTCCCATCACCGCCGCGCGGCACGGCATCGCCACCATCGACATCGGCCTCGCCTGCCTCTCCATGCACTCCGCCCGCGAGCTCTGCGGGGCGGACGACCCGTTCCTGCTGGCGGCGGCGCTGACGGCGTTCCTGGAGGGCTGA
- a CDS encoding acyl-CoA dehydrogenase, producing the protein MGHYKSNLRDIEFNLFEVLGRDKLYGSGPFAEMDVDTAKDILSEITRLSENELAESYADTDRNPPVFDPETNTAPIPDTFKKSYQAYMDAEWWRLGIPEEIGGTTAPRSLLWGFAETILGANPAVWMYSSGPAFAGVLFAEGTEQQKHIAKVAVEKQWGSTMVLTEPDAGSDVGAGRAKAIKQEDGSWHIEGVKRFITSGEHDMAENILHYVLARPEGHGPGTKGLSLFLVPKYEFDFETGELGERNGVYATNVEHKMGLKASNTCEMTFGDKHPAKGWLIGEKHDGIRQMFMIIEFARMMVGTKAIATLSTGYLNALEYAKERVQGPDLANFMDKTAPKVTITHHPDVRRSLMTQKAYAEGMRALVLHTAAVQDDILVKEHAGEDTKALHGLNDLLLPIVKGYGSETSYAQLAQSLQTFGGSGYLQEYPIEQYIRDAKIDTLYEGTTAIQGQDFFFRKIVRDQGASLNTLAEEIKKFLASEAGGEDLAAARGSLAKAAVDLEAIVGKMIADLTATGEDVKNIYKVGLNTTRLLMVSGDVVVGYLLLRGAAVAAEKLAAGTSAKDKSFYEGKIAAAKFFAANILPAVSVERGLAEAVDNSLMELDESVF; encoded by the coding sequence ATGGGCCACTACAAGTCGAATCTCCGCGACATCGAGTTCAACCTCTTCGAGGTGCTCGGCCGCGACAAGCTGTACGGCTCCGGCCCGTTCGCGGAGATGGACGTCGACACCGCCAAGGACATCCTGTCGGAGATCACCCGCCTCTCGGAGAACGAGCTCGCGGAGTCCTACGCGGACACCGACCGCAACCCGCCGGTCTTCGACCCGGAGACCAACACCGCGCCGATCCCGGACACCTTCAAGAAGAGCTACCAGGCGTACATGGACGCCGAGTGGTGGCGCCTCGGCATCCCGGAGGAGATCGGCGGCACGACCGCGCCGCGCTCCCTCCTCTGGGGCTTCGCGGAGACGATCCTGGGCGCCAACCCGGCCGTCTGGATGTACTCCTCCGGCCCCGCGTTCGCGGGCGTGCTCTTCGCCGAGGGCACCGAGCAGCAGAAGCACATCGCCAAGGTCGCGGTGGAGAAGCAGTGGGGCTCCACCATGGTCCTGACCGAGCCGGACGCCGGTTCGGACGTCGGCGCCGGCCGCGCCAAGGCGATCAAGCAGGAGGACGGCTCCTGGCACATCGAGGGCGTGAAGCGCTTCATCACCTCCGGTGAGCACGACATGGCGGAGAACATCCTCCACTACGTCCTCGCCCGCCCCGAGGGCCACGGCCCGGGCACCAAGGGCCTGTCGCTCTTCCTCGTCCCGAAGTACGAGTTCGACTTCGAGACCGGCGAGCTGGGCGAGCGCAACGGCGTCTACGCCACCAACGTCGAGCACAAGATGGGCCTCAAGGCGTCCAACACCTGCGAGATGACCTTCGGCGACAAGCACCCCGCCAAGGGCTGGCTCATCGGCGAGAAGCACGACGGCATCCGCCAGATGTTCATGATCATCGAGTTCGCCCGGATGATGGTCGGCACGAAGGCCATCGCCACCCTCTCCACCGGCTACCTCAACGCGCTGGAGTACGCCAAGGAGCGCGTGCAGGGCCCGGACCTGGCGAACTTCATGGACAAGACCGCGCCCAAGGTCACCATCACCCACCACCCCGACGTCCGCCGCTCGCTGATGACGCAGAAGGCGTACGCGGAGGGCATGCGCGCCCTCGTCCTGCACACCGCCGCCGTCCAGGACGACATCCTGGTCAAGGAGCACGCGGGCGAGGACACCAAGGCGCTGCACGGCCTCAACGACCTGCTGCTGCCGATCGTCAAGGGCTACGGCTCCGAGACCTCCTACGCGCAGCTCGCCCAGTCGCTCCAGACCTTCGGCGGCTCCGGGTACCTCCAGGAGTACCCGATCGAGCAGTACATCCGGGACGCGAAGATCGACACCCTCTACGAGGGCACGACCGCGATCCAGGGCCAGGACTTCTTCTTCCGGAAGATCGTCCGCGACCAGGGCGCGTCCCTGAACACCCTGGCCGAGGAGATCAAGAAGTTCCTCGCCTCCGAGGCCGGCGGCGAGGACCTGGCCGCCGCGCGCGGCTCGCTCGCCAAGGCCGCCGTGGACCTGGAGGCGATCGTCGGCAAGATGATCGCCGACCTCACCGCCACCGGCGAGGACGTCAAGAACATCTACAAGGTCGGCCTGAACACCACCCGCCTGCTGATGGTCTCCGGCGACGTCGTCGTCGGCTACCTGCTGCTGCGCGGCGCGGCCGTCGCCGCCGAGAAGCTCGCCGCCGGCACCTCCGCCAAGGACAAGTCCTTCTACGAGGGCAAGATCGCCGCCGCGAAGTTCTTCGCCGCGAACATCCTGCCGGCCGTCTCCGTCGAGCGCGGTCTCGCCGAGGCCGTCGACAACTCCCTGATGGAGCTTGACGAGTCGGTGTTCTAA
- a CDS encoding zinc ribbon domain-containing protein, translating into MGTLPAASVPVWLNRSEHERAHAACHASALLWNLLVGWVRAEWEAGRSPGREGVADHEEAAPAGTRVVVRLVVGDVRGIERGTRKRRHASRSTRRQLSQWERGTQERQLAYKTGLMIRHICEAYSSQTCPYCLTRRKVRGRSYVCVNKDCGSVLHRDAVGGVNIHTLAVNDGTIVPVPPEVVIRVKYLRAQPGWSVGQRERH; encoded by the coding sequence ATGGGCACTCTGCCGGCGGCATCGGTGCCGGTCTGGTTGAACCGGAGCGAGCACGAGCGGGCTCATGCGGCATGTCACGCTTCGGCGCTGCTGTGGAACCTGCTGGTGGGCTGGGTGCGTGCGGAGTGGGAGGCCGGCCGGTCGCCGGGGCGTGAGGGGGTGGCCGATCACGAAGAAGCGGCTCCGGCCGGTACGCGGGTGGTGGTGCGGCTGGTTGTCGGGGACGTGCGGGGGATCGAACGGGGCACCAGGAAAAGACGTCACGCATCACGTTCCACCCGTAGACAACTCTCCCAGTGGGAGCGGGGGACTCAGGAGCGTCAGCTCGCCTACAAGACCGGGCTCATGATTCGGCACATCTGTGAGGCGTACTCCTCACAGACATGCCCGTACTGCCTGACGCGCCGTAAGGTGCGCGGCCGTTCCTACGTGTGTGTGAACAAGGACTGCGGCTCGGTGCTCCACCGGGACGCGGTGGGCGGGGTGAACATTCACACCCTTGCCGTCAACGACGGGACGATCGTCCCGGTCCCACCCGAAGTGGTGATTCGGGTGAAGTATCTACGGGCCCAACCCGGCTGGTCGGTCGGCCAGCGGGAACGCCACTGA
- a CDS encoding SseB family protein, whose product MYGYDQNAGAQGYAPPQQPNGYGEQPLYPEPSPPSLADAVRAFTTGSMSAEDFQVIFSTSKVYCPRGDNPGFLALHNTQHPVIPMFTSLKELRRYAGKESKYFVITGAEVIDLLPTGYGFVLDMEGDHRMVFDAKAVEQMVDFAMRRMYG is encoded by the coding sequence ATGTACGGCTACGACCAGAACGCGGGCGCTCAGGGTTACGCGCCGCCGCAGCAGCCCAACGGCTACGGCGAGCAGCCGCTCTACCCGGAGCCGTCCCCGCCGTCGCTCGCCGACGCGGTACGGGCCTTCACCACGGGATCGATGTCCGCCGAGGACTTCCAGGTGATCTTCTCGACCTCGAAGGTCTACTGCCCGCGCGGTGACAACCCCGGCTTCCTCGCGCTGCACAACACCCAGCACCCGGTGATCCCGATGTTCACGTCGCTCAAGGAGCTGCGGCGGTACGCGGGCAAGGAGTCCAAGTACTTCGTGATCACCGGCGCCGAGGTCATCGACCTCCTGCCGACGGGCTACGGCTTCGTCCTGGACATGGAGGGCGACCACCGCATGGTCTTCGACGCCAAGGCCGTCGAGCAGATGGTCGACTTCGCCATGCGGCGGATGTACGGCTGA